From Streptomyces sp. NBC_00683, one genomic window encodes:
- a CDS encoding PPOX class F420-dependent oxidoreductase, with translation MSAELSDDLKKLIDDTPVFATVATIQPDGSPQLSITWLARDGDDLLVSTTTGRRKEKNLRTDPRITVMINPANAPYTYAEIRGSATLTTQGGQQLIDTLSRKYTGKEYSDFNPASKDDADRVVIRITPRKVVGSI, from the coding sequence GTGTCCGCCGAACTTTCCGACGACCTGAAGAAGCTCATCGACGACACCCCGGTCTTCGCGACCGTGGCCACGATCCAGCCCGACGGCAGCCCGCAATTGTCCATCACCTGGCTCGCCAGGGACGGCGACGATCTGCTGGTCTCCACGACCACCGGCCGTCGCAAGGAGAAGAACCTGCGTACCGATCCCCGGATCACCGTCATGATCAACCCCGCGAACGCGCCCTACACCTACGCCGAGATCCGCGGTTCGGCCACGCTGACCACTCAAGGCGGCCAGCAACTGATCGACACCCTCTCGCGCAAGTACACGGGGAAGGAATACTCGGACTTCAACCCGGCGTCGAAGGACGACGCCGACCGCGTCGTCATCCGTATCACCCCGCGCAAGGTCGTCGGCTCGATCTGA
- a CDS encoding SRPBCC family protein: protein MTLINDGDVSVPVTVQTRTTLTPREAFDIIVPIDLSLVFTGWGPFPGVRGAKNQTGAWDAAGQSRNPDLSDGSTAVERLTEYTAPHSFAYELTEFTNVLGRLVSGVRGEWTFSSDGDGTLIRWTYEFKPLPGRGPLVRLGLAPAWRRYMIDGVNKAAQVAEEIAHRR from the coding sequence ATGACACTGATCAATGACGGAGACGTCAGCGTCCCGGTGACCGTGCAGACCCGCACCACGCTTACTCCGCGAGAAGCGTTCGACATCATCGTGCCGATCGACCTCTCCCTCGTCTTCACCGGCTGGGGCCCTTTCCCCGGCGTCCGCGGCGCAAAGAACCAGACCGGGGCCTGGGACGCGGCCGGCCAGTCGCGCAACCCGGACCTCAGTGACGGTTCCACCGCCGTCGAGCGCCTGACCGAGTACACCGCCCCGCACTCTTTCGCATACGAGCTCACCGAGTTCACCAACGTGCTGGGCCGTCTGGTCAGCGGCGTACGTGGTGAATGGACCTTCAGCTCCGACGGAGACGGCACCCTCATCCGCTGGACCTACGAGTTCAAGCCCCTGCCCGGACGAGGACCCCTCGTACGCCTGGGCCTCGCACCCGCATGGCGGCGCTACATGATCGACGGCGTGAACAAGGCAGCCCAGGTGGCGGAAGAGATCGCCCACCGACGGTGA